A window of the Clostridiisalibacter paucivorans DSM 22131 genome harbors these coding sequences:
- a CDS encoding flavin reductase family protein, which produces MKKKSANFKTCLRPVPDLLISCRDREGNDNALAVEYACNCSFDPPMVMVGIVPTRYSYPIIKETGVFVVNLVTEALRKQYKYLGTHSGKDEDKLAKLGMNIGEGVKVNAPLLLDCPVNIECSVVDSIKTGSHEMFIGKINYVHANKGIVDTEGNIDYSKIQFLKFR; this is translated from the coding sequence ATGAAAAAAAAGAGTGCTAATTTCAAAACATGTTTGAGGCCTGTACCAGATTTATTGATATCATGTAGAGATAGAGAAGGCAATGACAATGCTCTAGCTGTTGAATATGCTTGTAATTGCAGTTTTGATCCTCCTATGGTAATGGTTGGTATAGTTCCAACACGCTATTCATATCCTATAATCAAGGAAACGGGAGTATTTGTTGTCAACTTAGTGACTGAAGCTCTTAGAAAACAATATAAATATCTTGGAACTCATAGTGGAAAAGATGAAGACAAGCTAGCTAAACTAGGCATGAATATAGGTGAAGGAGTTAAAGTTAATGCACCGTTATTGTTGGATTGTCCTGTAAATATAGAATGTAGTGTTGTAGATTCTATAAAAACTGGTTCTCATGAAATGTTTATAGGCAAGATCAATTATGTACATGCCAATAAAGGTATAGTTGATACAGAAGGGAATATTG